One genomic segment of Amycolatopsis sp. WQ 127309 includes these proteins:
- a CDS encoding DedA family protein produces MALVSDLLSWLQGLPEPGLVAATGGLVFAECTIGLGFLAPGESGLLIAATTANTVARFLALWTVVTLCATAGDALGYVIGRRFGPRLRETKLIRKYGLEAWDKATSVLERRGAWAVFFARFLPVIRTLTPAAAGTSGLPFRRFLPAAAAGAFCWSLVHISIGAALGEAAKRIEGALNTGGLIVIGVLAAVAVFFLLRLKKRKTLAAAEPESERVP; encoded by the coding sequence ATGGCCCTGGTTTCGGATCTCCTCAGCTGGTTGCAAGGACTCCCGGAACCGGGGCTCGTCGCGGCGACCGGCGGGCTGGTGTTCGCCGAGTGCACGATCGGCCTGGGTTTCCTGGCCCCGGGCGAATCCGGCCTGCTCATCGCCGCGACGACGGCGAACACGGTCGCCCGCTTCCTGGCACTGTGGACGGTCGTCACGCTGTGCGCGACGGCGGGCGACGCCCTCGGCTACGTCATCGGCCGCCGCTTCGGACCCCGGCTGCGCGAGACCAAGCTGATCCGCAAGTACGGCCTCGAAGCCTGGGACAAGGCGACGTCGGTCCTGGAACGCCGGGGCGCGTGGGCGGTGTTCTTCGCGAGGTTCCTGCCGGTGATCCGCACGCTGACGCCGGCCGCGGCGGGGACGTCGGGCCTGCCGTTCCGCCGGTTCCTGCCCGCGGCCGCGGCGGGCGCGTTCTGCTGGTCGCTGGTCCACATCAGCATCGGCGCCGCCCTGGGCGAAGCGGCGAAGCGCATCGAAGGCGCGTTGAACACGGGCGGCTTGATCGTGATCGGCGTGCTGGCGGCGGTCGCGGTGTTCTTCTTGCTGCGCTTGAAGAAGCGCAAAACGCTCGCGGCCGCCGAACCGGAGTCCGAGCGCGTTCCCTGA
- the lipA gene encoding lipoyl synthase, with protein sequence MSAAPEGRKLLRLEVRNSETPIEKKPPWIKTRVRMGPEFTELKGLVRREGLHTVCEEAGCPNIYECWEDREATFLIGGDQCTRRCDFCQIDTGKPAELDRTEPRKVAESVQAMGLRYSTITGVARDDLADGGAWLYAETVRQIHSMNPGTGVELLIPDFNADPEQLAEVFGSRPEVLAHNVETVPRIFKRIRPGFRYARSLDVITAAREAGLVTKSNLILGMGETPDEVAPAMQDLVDAGCEILTITQYLRPSPRHHPVDRWVKPEEFVEHSNAAEAMGFAGVMAGPLVRSSYRAGRLYAQTKAHRGEVLPDNLQHLAVEGPAAQEAASLLAR encoded by the coding sequence GTGAGTGCTGCGCCTGAAGGCCGGAAGCTGCTGCGTCTCGAAGTCCGCAACAGCGAGACGCCGATCGAGAAGAAGCCGCCGTGGATCAAGACGCGGGTGCGGATGGGGCCGGAGTTCACCGAGCTGAAGGGCTTGGTGCGCCGCGAAGGTCTGCACACCGTGTGTGAAGAAGCGGGCTGTCCCAACATCTACGAGTGCTGGGAAGACCGGGAGGCGACGTTCCTCATCGGCGGAGACCAGTGCACGCGCCGGTGCGATTTCTGTCAGATCGACACGGGTAAGCCCGCCGAGCTGGACCGGACGGAGCCGCGGAAGGTCGCGGAGTCCGTCCAGGCCATGGGCCTGCGCTACTCGACGATCACCGGCGTGGCTCGTGACGACCTGGCCGATGGTGGGGCCTGGCTGTACGCCGAAACAGTGCGTCAGATCCACTCGATGAACCCCGGTACCGGTGTCGAGCTGCTGATCCCGGACTTCAACGCGGACCCGGAGCAGCTGGCCGAGGTCTTCGGGTCGCGTCCGGAGGTGCTGGCGCACAACGTCGAGACGGTGCCGCGGATCTTCAAGCGCATCCGTCCTGGCTTCCGCTACGCGCGTTCCCTGGACGTCATCACGGCCGCGCGCGAAGCGGGTCTGGTGACGAAGTCGAACCTGATCCTCGGCATGGGCGAGACGCCCGACGAGGTCGCTCCGGCGATGCAGGACCTGGTCGACGCCGGGTGCGAGATCCTGACGATCACGCAGTACCTGCGCCCCTCCCCGCGCCACCACCCGGTCGACCGGTGGGTCAAGCCGGAGGAGTTCGTCGAGCACTCGAACGCCGCCGAAGCGATGGGCTTCGCCGGTGTCATGGCCGGTCCGCTCGTGCGCTCGTCGTACCGCGCGGGACGTCTTTACGCCCAGACGAAGGCCCACCGCGGCGAGGTCCTGCCGGATAACCTGCAGCACCTCGCGGTCGAAGGCCCCGCCGCCCAGGAAGCCGCGTCGCTGCTGGCGCGGTGA
- a CDS encoding oxidoreductase — translation MTERWAEADIADQTGRTAVVTGANSGLGLRTAEVLAGKGARVLLACRSAERGAKALEQVRAAASGAAPELVKLDLADLASVREAAASVRERTGDRLDLLINNAGLMMTPRGKTADGFETQFGTNHLGHAALTWLLLPALRGGSGARVVTLSSVAATGARIDVADPNFEHRRYNPGAAYGQSKLANQIFALDLNRRLRAAGDDVLSVAAHPGYTWTGLGQGMARSYRNPVLRAVIGGGNRLGEILLAQGPRMGALPQLYAATADGIEGGEYIGPRGVGGLRGHPVKVNPLTPARSEALGAALWDLTAKLTGVTPDPA, via the coding sequence ATGACTGAGCGCTGGGCCGAAGCCGACATCGCCGACCAGACCGGCCGCACCGCGGTGGTCACCGGCGCGAACTCCGGCCTCGGCCTCCGCACGGCCGAGGTGCTCGCGGGCAAGGGGGCCCGCGTGCTCCTCGCGTGCCGCTCCGCCGAACGCGGCGCGAAGGCCCTGGAGCAGGTGCGCGCGGCCGCCTCGGGCGCCGCACCCGAACTCGTCAAGCTGGACCTGGCCGACCTCGCTTCGGTGCGCGAAGCCGCCGCGTCGGTGCGGGAACGCACCGGCGACCGGCTGGACCTGCTGATCAACAACGCCGGGCTGATGATGACACCGCGCGGCAAGACCGCCGACGGCTTCGAGACCCAGTTCGGCACCAACCACCTCGGGCACGCGGCGCTGACCTGGCTGCTGCTGCCCGCGTTGCGCGGCGGCAGCGGCGCCCGCGTCGTCACGCTTTCGAGTGTCGCCGCGACCGGCGCGCGCATCGACGTCGCCGACCCGAACTTCGAGCACCGCCGCTACAACCCGGGCGCCGCCTACGGCCAGTCGAAACTGGCCAACCAGATCTTCGCGCTCGACCTGAACCGCCGGCTGCGCGCCGCCGGCGACGACGTCCTCAGCGTCGCCGCCCACCCCGGCTACACGTGGACCGGCCTCGGCCAGGGCATGGCCCGCTCCTACCGCAACCCGGTGCTGCGCGCCGTGATCGGCGGCGGCAACCGGCTCGGCGAGATCCTGCTGGCCCAGGGCCCCCGGATGGGCGCGCTCCCGCAGCTGTACGCGGCCACCGCGGACGGCATCGAAGGCGGCGAATACATCGGCCCGCGCGGCGTCGGCGGCCTGCGGGGTCACCCCGTGAAGGTGAACCCGCTGACGCCCGCGCGCAGCGAGGCGCTGGGGGCAGCGTTGTGGGACCTCACCGCGAAGTTGACCGGCGTCACGCCCGACCCCGCGTAG
- a CDS encoding TetR/AcrR family transcriptional regulator → MRSRRLDYSESTRSALVDSAVELITKRGYAGTSLDEIAKRARVTKGALYHHFSGKQALFEAAFDSVESLVYDRLDKIMNGEGTPWERALGGLNAFIRACLDPAYQRIAIHEAPVVMGWERWREAEERCSFGLVRTGLQSLIDAGEVEPVPVEVTARLLFGALSSAATEIASSPDPKKVGAEIEDVIVRMLVRLRRTDGEEATPSIG, encoded by the coding sequence ATGAGGTCCAGGCGACTCGACTACTCCGAGTCGACGCGGTCGGCGCTGGTCGACAGCGCGGTGGAACTGATCACCAAGCGCGGGTACGCGGGGACCTCGCTCGACGAGATCGCCAAGCGCGCCCGGGTGACGAAGGGCGCGCTCTACCACCACTTCAGCGGCAAACAGGCCCTCTTCGAAGCCGCGTTCGACTCGGTCGAAAGCCTCGTCTACGACCGCCTGGACAAGATCATGAACGGCGAGGGCACCCCCTGGGAGCGGGCCCTCGGCGGCCTCAACGCGTTCATCCGCGCCTGCCTCGACCCCGCCTACCAGCGGATCGCCATCCACGAGGCACCGGTCGTGATGGGCTGGGAGCGCTGGCGCGAGGCCGAAGAACGGTGCAGCTTCGGGCTGGTGCGGACGGGCCTGCAGTCGCTGATCGACGCGGGCGAGGTCGAGCCGGTGCCCGTCGAGGTCACCGCGCGGCTGCTGTTCGGCGCGCTGTCGAGTGCGGCCACCGAGATCGCCAGCTCTCCGGACCCGAAGAAGGTCGGCGCCGAGATCGAGGACGTGATCGTCCGCATGCTGGTCCGGCTGCGGCGCACCGACGGCGAAGAGGCCACTCCGTCGATAGGCTGA
- a CDS encoding LLM class F420-dependent oxidoreductase, producing MDLRIFTEPQQGASYDDLLRVAKATEAAGYDAFFRSDHYLRMGDADGLPGPTDAWITLAGLARETSRIRLGTLVTAATFRHPGPLAISVAQVDQMSGGRVEFGFGAGWYDAEHEAYGLTLPPLKERFDRYAEQLEIITGLWKTPAGKTYSFTGGHYTLTDSPALPKPAQSPAPPVIIGGSGKKRTPALAARFADEFNLPFADQESAAAQFAHVEAAAQEIGRDPKEILRSVALVIGVGRDDAEVERRASAIGRDVAGLRESGLAGSPAEVVDRIGQWREKTGITRVYLQLLDLSDLDQIDLIAAEVAPQLD from the coding sequence GTGGACTTGAGGATCTTCACCGAGCCCCAGCAAGGGGCCAGCTACGACGACCTGCTGCGCGTCGCCAAGGCGACCGAAGCCGCCGGCTACGACGCTTTCTTCCGCAGCGACCACTACCTGAGGATGGGGGACGCCGACGGCCTGCCCGGCCCGACCGACGCGTGGATCACGCTCGCCGGCCTGGCCCGGGAGACCAGCCGGATCCGGCTCGGCACGCTCGTCACCGCGGCGACCTTCCGCCACCCCGGGCCGCTGGCCATCTCGGTGGCGCAGGTCGACCAGATGTCCGGCGGGCGGGTGGAGTTCGGCTTCGGTGCCGGCTGGTACGACGCCGAGCACGAGGCGTACGGCCTCACGCTGCCGCCGCTGAAGGAGCGCTTCGACCGCTACGCCGAGCAGCTCGAGATCATCACCGGGCTGTGGAAGACGCCGGCGGGGAAGACGTACTCCTTCACGGGCGGCCACTACACGCTGACCGACTCGCCGGCGCTGCCGAAGCCGGCCCAGTCACCGGCGCCGCCGGTGATCATCGGCGGCTCGGGCAAGAAGCGCACCCCGGCGCTGGCCGCGCGGTTCGCCGACGAGTTCAACCTGCCGTTCGCCGACCAGGAGTCCGCGGCCGCGCAGTTCGCCCACGTCGAGGCGGCGGCGCAGGAGATCGGCCGCGACCCGAAGGAGATCCTGCGCTCGGTGGCGCTGGTCATCGGCGTCGGCCGCGACGACGCCGAAGTCGAGCGCCGGGCGTCGGCCATCGGGCGCGACGTCGCCGGGCTGCGGGAGAGCGGCCTGGCCGGCTCGCCCGCCGAGGTCGTCGACCGGATCGGGCAGTGGCGCGAGAAGACCGGGATCACCCGCGTCTACCTGCAGCTGCTGGACCTGTCCGACCTGGACCAGATCGACCTCATCGCCGCCGAGGTCGCCCCGCAGCTGGACTGA
- the lipB gene encoding lipoyl(octanoyl) transferase LipB: MSSSRISCRASTEPVDVRELGTIDYAEAWELQRSALTARADGTAGDTMLLLQHPSVYTAGKRTEPADRPTDGTPVIDVDRGGKITWHGPGQLVGYPIVKLADPIDVVHYVRRLEEALIHVCDQLGVHTGRVEGRSGVWIPADERGIERKIAAIGIRVQRGVTMHGFELNCDADLAAFDTIVPCGIRDAGVTSLSYELQKDVSVAAVLPLARDAVLAALEGELPVSDDRWLPRPEAPQAAGVTFALQN, encoded by the coding sequence GTGAGTTCTTCCCGGATTTCCTGCCGCGCCAGCACCGAACCCGTCGACGTCCGCGAGCTCGGCACGATCGACTACGCCGAGGCCTGGGAGCTCCAGCGGAGCGCGCTCACCGCGCGGGCCGACGGCACCGCCGGCGACACGATGCTCCTGCTGCAGCACCCGTCGGTGTACACTGCCGGGAAGCGCACCGAGCCCGCCGACCGGCCCACGGACGGCACCCCGGTGATCGACGTCGACCGCGGCGGCAAGATCACCTGGCACGGCCCCGGCCAGCTGGTCGGCTACCCGATCGTGAAGCTCGCCGACCCGATCGACGTCGTGCACTACGTGCGGCGGCTCGAGGAGGCGCTGATCCACGTGTGCGATCAGCTGGGCGTGCACACCGGCCGCGTCGAAGGCCGCAGCGGCGTCTGGATCCCGGCCGACGAGCGCGGCATCGAGCGCAAGATCGCCGCGATCGGCATCCGCGTCCAGCGCGGCGTGACGATGCACGGCTTCGAGCTGAACTGCGACGCCGACCTGGCCGCGTTCGACACCATCGTGCCGTGCGGCATCCGCGACGCGGGCGTGACGTCGCTGTCCTACGAACTGCAGAAGGACGTCAGCGTGGCCGCGGTCCTGCCGCTGGCGCGCGACGCCGTCCTCGCGGCCCTCGAAGGCGAGCTGCCGGTGAGCGACGACCGCTGGCTCCCCCGCCCCGAGGCCCCGCAGGCCGCGGGCGTCACCTTCGCCCTGCAGAACTGA
- a CDS encoding phosphatase PAP2 family protein, with amino-acid sequence MTVQIRRWLVVGVALSAAFVLLGLSVARQPLALDVAVADALHDVYAQPLGRVAQAGSDVLGPVLPFVLGTALVALALRRREHVGLCVRLAVVLVLCRLTSLVFKPIFLRERPRDYPDLSYPSGHVTSVASTGFVLLLLCAWLWPRLVKRVAVAVVVATVLIAACRVVLGVHWVTDTIGAVLAVTGVGLLSACALRLLPPGDGRSLDG; translated from the coding sequence ATGACCGTTCAGATCCGGCGCTGGCTCGTCGTCGGCGTGGCGCTGTCGGCCGCGTTCGTCCTGCTCGGGCTGAGCGTCGCGCGGCAGCCGCTCGCCCTCGACGTCGCCGTGGCCGACGCCCTCCACGACGTCTACGCCCAGCCGCTCGGCCGGGTCGCCCAGGCCGGCAGCGACGTCCTCGGCCCGGTGCTCCCGTTCGTCCTCGGCACGGCCCTGGTGGCGCTGGCGCTGCGGCGGCGCGAACACGTCGGCCTGTGCGTCCGGCTGGCGGTCGTGCTGGTGCTCTGCCGGCTCACCAGCCTCGTGTTCAAGCCGATCTTCCTGCGCGAACGCCCCCGCGACTACCCGGACCTGAGCTACCCGAGCGGGCACGTGACGTCGGTGGCGAGCACCGGGTTCGTCCTGCTCCTGCTGTGCGCGTGGCTGTGGCCGCGGCTGGTGAAGCGGGTCGCGGTGGCCGTCGTCGTGGCCACCGTGCTGATCGCCGCCTGCCGGGTCGTGCTGGGTGTGCACTGGGTCACCGACACGATCGGCGCGGTGCTCGCCGTGACCGGTGTCGGGCTGCTCTCAGCGTGCGCCTTGCGCCTGCTTCCGCCGGGTGACGGGCGTAGCCTCGACGGGTGA
- a CDS encoding TIGR01777 family oxidoreductase, with product MRVLIAGASGLIGSALGDRLRRDGHDVRTLVRRETRAAGEHRWDPPAGTITDGAFEGVDAVVNLGGKPLFPGRWSAMRKQQLTDSRVEPTEVLAEAVAEHGVGVLVNASAVGYYGNPGPSTVDENSPRGQGFLAELCAEWEAATAAARDARVVHIRTGLVLSAKGGLYGTLRPLFRFCLGARLGDGRQYMPWIALEDEVGAIVHALTHDALSGPVNLTGPAPVTNAEFTRAVGRALHRPAPWFVPGFALKAVLGQAGEEMALFGQRALPAALERSGYAFRHSTLDSALAAA from the coding sequence ATGCGAGTACTCATCGCCGGAGCGAGCGGCTTGATCGGGTCGGCGCTGGGCGACCGCCTGCGACGCGACGGCCACGACGTCCGCACGCTGGTGCGGCGCGAAACCCGGGCGGCGGGCGAACACCGCTGGGATCCGCCCGCCGGCACCATCACCGACGGTGCCTTCGAGGGTGTCGACGCCGTCGTGAACCTGGGTGGCAAGCCGCTGTTTCCCGGCCGCTGGAGCGCGATGCGCAAGCAGCAGCTGACCGACAGCCGCGTCGAGCCGACCGAGGTGCTCGCCGAAGCCGTCGCCGAACACGGCGTCGGCGTCCTGGTCAACGCGTCCGCCGTGGGGTACTACGGCAACCCCGGACCGTCCACTGTGGACGAGAACTCCCCGCGGGGACAAGGGTTCCTGGCCGAGCTGTGCGCGGAGTGGGAAGCCGCGACGGCGGCGGCGCGCGACGCGCGGGTCGTCCACATCCGGACCGGGCTGGTGCTGTCGGCGAAGGGCGGGCTCTACGGCACGCTGCGGCCGCTCTTCCGGTTCTGCCTGGGCGCGCGTCTCGGCGACGGCCGCCAGTACATGCCGTGGATCGCCCTCGAGGACGAGGTCGGCGCGATCGTCCACGCCCTCACGCACGACGCGCTGTCCGGGCCGGTGAACCTGACCGGGCCCGCGCCGGTGACCAACGCCGAGTTCACCCGCGCGGTCGGCCGCGCGCTGCACCGGCCCGCGCCGTGGTTCGTGCCCGGGTTCGCGCTCAAGGCCGTGCTCGGCCAGGCCGGCGAGGAAATGGCGCTGTTCGGGCAACGCGCGCTCCCGGCCGCGTTGGAGCGCTCCGGTTACGCGTTCCGGCACTCGACGCTGGACAGCGCGCTCGCCGCCGCATGA
- the sucB gene encoding 2-oxoglutarate dehydrogenase, E2 component, dihydrolipoamide succinyltransferase, which produces MAYSVTLPELGESVTEGTVTRWLKQEGDTVEVDEPLLEISTDKVDTEVPSPVAGTVVKISAAEDETVEVGAELAVIDDGSGGAPESSAPAQEEQKSEPEPEPEPESAPEPQAQESAPDSAPSKPDTAPAADGEGTEVKLPELGESVTEGTVTRWLKQVGDSVEVDEPLLEISTDKVDTEVPSPVAGTVLEIRAGEDETVEVAGVLAVIGAAGAAPKAESKPEPVQESKPEPKPEPKPEPKPEPVQESKPEPKPEPAPAAAKESSADGPYVTPLVRKLASEHGIDLSSLTGSGVGGRIRKQDVLAAAEEKQKAAAAPAPAAAAPAAQAPAASAPAAPRATSTAVSPEVQALRGTVQKASRIRQITATKTRESLQIAAQLTQVQEVDVTKIAKLRQRAKGAFKEREGVNLTFLPFFAKATVEALKQHANVNASYNEDTKEITYHGAVHLGIAVDTERGLLSVVIHDAGELSLAGIAHRIADLAGRARANQIKPDELSGGTFSITNIGSVGALFDTPIIVQPQSGILGTGAVVKRPIVATDADGNDTIAIRSMAYLPLTYDHRLVDGADAGRFLMTIKQRLEEGNFEDELGL; this is translated from the coding sequence ATGGCCTACTCCGTCACATTGCCGGAGCTCGGGGAGAGCGTCACCGAAGGCACCGTCACCCGGTGGCTCAAGCAGGAAGGTGACACCGTCGAGGTCGACGAGCCGTTGCTCGAGATCTCGACCGACAAGGTCGACACCGAGGTGCCCTCCCCGGTGGCGGGCACGGTCGTGAAGATCAGTGCCGCCGAAGACGAGACCGTCGAGGTCGGCGCCGAGCTCGCCGTCATCGACGACGGTTCCGGCGGCGCGCCCGAGTCTTCCGCCCCCGCGCAGGAAGAGCAGAAGTCCGAGCCGGAACCCGAGCCCGAGCCCGAGTCCGCCCCTGAGCCGCAGGCCCAGGAAAGCGCACCGGACAGCGCCCCGAGCAAGCCGGACACCGCGCCGGCCGCCGACGGCGAAGGCACCGAGGTGAAGCTGCCCGAGCTGGGCGAGAGCGTCACCGAGGGCACCGTCACGCGCTGGCTGAAGCAGGTCGGCGACTCGGTCGAGGTCGACGAGCCGCTGCTCGAGATCTCCACCGACAAGGTGGACACCGAGGTGCCGTCGCCGGTCGCCGGCACGGTGCTGGAGATCCGTGCGGGCGAGGACGAGACCGTCGAGGTCGCCGGCGTCCTGGCCGTGATCGGTGCCGCGGGTGCCGCGCCGAAGGCGGAGTCGAAGCCGGAGCCGGTCCAGGAGTCCAAGCCCGAACCGAAGCCGGAGCCCAAGCCCGAGCCGAAGCCGGAGCCCGTTCAGGAGTCCAAGCCGGAACCGAAGCCCGAGCCCGCTCCCGCCGCGGCGAAGGAAAGCTCGGCGGACGGCCCGTACGTCACGCCGCTGGTGCGCAAGCTGGCGTCGGAGCACGGCATCGACCTGTCGAGCCTGACCGGCAGCGGTGTCGGTGGCCGGATCCGCAAGCAGGACGTCCTGGCCGCGGCCGAGGAGAAGCAGAAGGCCGCGGCCGCTCCGGCCCCGGCCGCCGCCGCTCCGGCTGCGCAGGCTCCCGCGGCGTCCGCTCCGGCGGCCCCGCGTGCGACGTCCACCGCGGTCTCCCCGGAGGTCCAGGCGCTGCGCGGCACCGTGCAGAAGGCCAGCCGGATCCGGCAGATCACGGCCACCAAGACCCGCGAGTCGCTGCAGATCGCCGCGCAGCTCACGCAGGTCCAGGAAGTGGACGTGACCAAGATCGCCAAGCTGCGTCAGCGGGCGAAGGGTGCCTTCAAGGAGCGCGAGGGCGTCAACCTGACGTTCCTGCCGTTCTTCGCGAAGGCGACCGTCGAGGCGCTGAAGCAGCACGCGAACGTCAACGCGTCCTACAACGAGGACACGAAGGAGATCACCTACCACGGCGCCGTGCACCTGGGCATCGCGGTGGACACCGAGCGCGGCCTGCTCTCGGTCGTGATCCACGACGCCGGTGAGCTGAGCCTGGCCGGTATCGCGCACCGCATCGCCGACCTGGCGGGCCGGGCGCGGGCCAACCAGATCAAGCCCGACGAGCTGTCCGGTGGCACGTTCTCCATCACCAACATCGGCAGCGTCGGCGCCCTGTTCGACACGCCGATCATCGTGCAGCCGCAGTCGGGCATCCTCGGCACCGGCGCGGTCGTCAAGCGCCCGATCGTCGCCACGGACGCCGACGGCAACGACACGATCGCCATCCGCTCGATGGCGTACCTCCCGCTGACCTACGACCACCGCCTGGTGGACGGGGCCGACGCGGGCCGCTTCCTGATGACGATCAAGCAGCGTCTGGAAGAGGGCAACTTCGAGGACGAGCTCGGTCTCTGA
- the lpdA gene encoding dihydrolipoyl dehydrogenase — MTDTSADLVILGGGSGGYAAAFRAAELGLSVTLIEKDKLGGTCLHRGCIPTKALLHAAEVADETREAGSVGVKAVFEGIDIAGVNKYKDGIVSRLYKGLQGLAKAHKVNLVEGSGTFVGGTTVEVDGTRYTGKNVILATGSYSRTLPGLELGGRVIASEQALALDYVPKKVVVLGGGVIGVEFASVWASFGVDVTIVEALPRLVPNEDEFASKQLERAFRRRKIAFKTGVRFTGAKQDDNGVSVSLESGETLEADLLLVAVGRGPNSAGHGYEEAGVKIERGFVLTDDRLRTNLPNVYAVGDIVPGLQLAHRGFQQGIFVAEEIAGLAPREIDESGIPRVTYSHPEVASVGLTESQAKEKYGSDVTTFTYDLGGNGKSQILKTSGGVKLVKAPDGPVVGVHMVGDRVGELIGEAQLIYSWEAFPEDVAPLIHAHPTQTEALGEAFLALAGKPLHVHS, encoded by the coding sequence GTGACCGACACCTCCGCCGACCTCGTGATCCTGGGAGGCGGATCGGGCGGCTACGCCGCGGCGTTCCGCGCGGCCGAGCTGGGCCTTTCCGTCACGTTGATCGAGAAGGACAAGCTCGGCGGGACCTGCCTCCACCGGGGCTGCATCCCGACCAAGGCACTGCTGCACGCCGCCGAGGTCGCCGACGAAACCCGCGAAGCCGGGTCCGTCGGTGTCAAGGCCGTCTTCGAGGGCATCGACATCGCCGGGGTCAACAAGTACAAGGACGGGATCGTCTCCCGCCTGTACAAGGGCCTGCAGGGCCTGGCCAAGGCGCACAAGGTGAACCTCGTCGAGGGCAGCGGCACGTTCGTCGGCGGCACGACCGTCGAGGTGGACGGCACCCGCTACACCGGCAAGAACGTCATCCTCGCCACCGGTTCGTACTCGCGCACGCTGCCCGGGCTCGAGCTCGGCGGCCGCGTCATCGCCAGCGAGCAGGCCCTCGCCCTGGACTACGTCCCCAAGAAGGTCGTCGTCCTGGGCGGCGGCGTGATCGGTGTCGAGTTCGCCAGCGTCTGGGCCTCCTTCGGCGTGGACGTCACCATCGTCGAGGCGCTGCCCCGGCTGGTCCCGAACGAGGACGAGTTCGCCTCCAAGCAGCTCGAGCGGGCCTTCCGCCGCCGCAAGATCGCCTTCAAGACCGGCGTGCGGTTCACCGGCGCGAAGCAGGACGACAACGGCGTGAGCGTCTCGCTGGAGTCCGGCGAGACCCTCGAAGCCGACCTGCTCCTGGTCGCCGTCGGCCGCGGCCCGAACTCGGCCGGCCACGGTTACGAGGAGGCCGGCGTCAAGATCGAGCGCGGCTTCGTCCTCACCGACGACCGGCTGCGCACCAACCTGCCGAACGTCTACGCCGTCGGCGACATCGTCCCGGGCCTGCAGCTCGCGCACCGCGGCTTCCAGCAGGGCATCTTCGTCGCCGAGGAGATCGCCGGGCTCGCCCCGCGCGAGATCGACGAGAGCGGCATCCCGCGGGTCACCTACTCGCACCCGGAGGTCGCTTCGGTCGGGCTGACCGAGTCGCAGGCCAAGGAGAAGTACGGTTCGGACGTCACCACGTTCACCTACGACCTCGGCGGCAACGGCAAGAGCCAGATCCTCAAGACCTCCGGCGGGGTCAAGCTGGTCAAGGCGCCGGACGGCCCGGTCGTGGGTGTACACATGGTGGGTGACCGCGTCGGCGAGCTCATCGGCGAAGCGCAGCTGATCTACAGCTGGGAGGCTTTCCCCGAGGACGTCGCCCCGCTCATCCACGCCCACCCCACCCAGACCGAGGCCCTCGGTGAAGCGTTCCTTGCCTTGGCCGGCAAGCCGCTGCACGTGCACAGCTGA
- a CDS encoding GNAT family N-acetyltransferase produces the protein MNTLTVEKITPDNVAATCQLAVEEHQKDFVAPVAVSLAEAYTRPEVAWPRLIRADGEPAAFVMGAFDPDAELDFFRCGIWRLNVGAGVQGRGYGRFAVEAVLDEARRRGEKAATVLWLPAEGGPEDFYLRLGFRRTGQTFNGEVVGRIEL, from the coding sequence GTGAACACCCTCACCGTGGAGAAGATCACTCCCGACAACGTCGCGGCCACGTGCCAGCTAGCGGTCGAAGAGCACCAGAAGGACTTCGTCGCGCCGGTCGCCGTCTCGCTGGCCGAGGCCTACACCCGGCCGGAGGTCGCCTGGCCGCGGCTGATCCGCGCCGACGGCGAGCCGGCCGCCTTCGTGATGGGCGCGTTCGACCCGGACGCGGAGCTGGACTTCTTCCGCTGCGGCATCTGGCGGCTCAACGTCGGGGCCGGGGTGCAGGGGCGCGGCTACGGCCGGTTCGCCGTCGAAGCCGTCCTCGACGAAGCCCGCCGGCGCGGCGAGAAGGCCGCGACGGTGCTGTGGCTCCCGGCCGAAGGCGGCCCGGAGGACTTCTACCTGCGGCTGGGCTTCCGCCGCACCGGCCAGACCTTCAACGGCGAGGTCGTCGGCCGCATCGAGCTGTAG